CCATCTGGGGGGAGAAGCAAGAGGCCATAGAGGAGAGCCTCAAGGCGGTGGACGAGGACCTTTTCCGCTACATCCGCGACTTCGCCTACGAGGAGGTCCTGGCCCGCCCGGGGCTGGACCTGAAGACGCGGGAGCTCCTCGCCATCACCGCCCTCATCGCCCTGGGAAGCCCCAAGGAGCTCGCCACCCACCTGGAAGGGGCCCTTAGGGTGGGGGCCACGGAACGGGAGGTGCGGGAGGCCATCCTCCAGTCGGCCCTTTTCCTGGGCTTTCCCCGGGCTCTGGCGGCCATGCGGCTTTTCCAAAAGGTGTTGAAGGGCCGTGGTGCTCCTCACGAGGGGGAAGGATAGGGCGCTTTTGGAGAGGCTTGCCGCCTTGGGGGTAAGGGCGGCGGAGGTGGCCCTTTTGGAACAGGTGGACCTCCCGGGCCTCGCCCGCCTTCCCGAGGCCCTCGGGGAGGGGTTTGACTGGGTGGCCGTGACCTCCAAGGAGGGGGCGAGGCGCCTCCTTGGGGCCTGGGAGCGGGCGGGAAGGCCCCCCCTTAGGGTGGCGGCGGTGGGGGAGGGGACGGGGGAGGTCCTGCGGCAAGGGGGGCTTCCCCCCACCTTCCTCCCGGAAAGGGCCACGGCCAAGGACCTAGCCCGGGCTTTTCCGGAGGCCAAGCGGGTCCTCTTCGTGGCCGGGGACCTGGCGGGGGAGGGGTTGGAGCGGGGGCTTAGGGCGCGGGGGGTGGAGGTGGTGCGCCTCGAGGTCTACGCCACCCGGGAGAGGGAGCTTTCCCAAAGGGAGCGCCGCCTCTTGGAGGAGGCGGAGGTGGCGGCCTTCTTTAGCCCAA
This Thermus hydrothermalis DNA region includes the following protein-coding sequences:
- a CDS encoding carboxymuconolactone decarboxylase family protein, translating into MSVRAAIWGEKQEAIEESLKAVDEDLFRYIRDFAYEEVLARPGLDLKTRELLAITALIALGSPKELATHLEGALRVGATEREVREAILQSALFLGFPRALAAMRLFQKVLKGRGAPHEGEG
- a CDS encoding uroporphyrinogen-III synthase, whose translation is MVLLTRGKDRALLERLAALGVRAAEVALLEQVDLPGLARLPEALGEGFDWVAVTSKEGARRLLGAWERAGRPPLRVAAVGEGTGEVLRQGGLPPTFLPERATAKDLARAFPEAKRVLFVAGDLAGEGLERGLRARGVEVVRLEVYATRERELSQRERRLLEEAEVAAFFSPSGVRAYARWTSRRPKAACIGPSTAEAARGLGFPVYEAPRPGLEGLWEAILEAL